Proteins co-encoded in one Rutidosis leptorrhynchoides isolate AG116_Rl617_1_P2 unplaced genomic scaffold, CSIRO_AGI_Rlap_v1 contig265, whole genome shotgun sequence genomic window:
- the LOC139882397 gene encoding uncharacterized protein, with translation MREELKDEEKFGEIYNFCFGWEKEEGQKSLGLETAMGMWQLLFAENRWLLVDHWCEFLEARHKLAIAPDTWTQLLLFVRTVDPQLSNYDAEGSWPYLIDEFVEYLNEKGIIKI, from the coding sequence ATGCGCGAGGAGTTGAAGGACGAGGAAAAGTTTGGGGAGATTTATAACTTTTGCTTCGGGTGGGAGAAAGAAGAGGGTCAGAAGTCATTGGGATTGGAGACTGCAATGGGCATGTGGCAATTACTTTTCGCTGAGAATCGATGGCTGTTAGTCGATCATTGGTGCGAATTCTTAGAGGCTCGACATAAATTAGCCATCGCTCCGGATACATGGACTCAACTCTTGCTGTTTGTGAGGACGGTAGACCCTCAGCTATCCAATTATGACGCGGAAGGCTCTTGGCCTTATCTCATCGACGAATTTGTCGAATACTTGAATGAGAAGGGTATCATTAAgatttaa
- the LOC139882394 gene encoding ATP synthase small subunit 6, mitochondrial-like, with product MWKFDPWPVFFKRDWNRNSPFLVGFAIIGTLITELSLDLTDKEGKNSKFAQRHE from the exons ATGTGGAAATTCGATCCATGGCCAGTATTCTTCAAGCGTGACTGGAATCGAAATTCGCCCTTCCTTGTCGGATTCGCCATCATCGGAACCCTAATCACCGAATTATCTTTGGACCTTACTGA CAAAGAAGGCAAAAATTCAAAATTTGCTCAAAGACACGAGTAG
- the LOC139882400 gene encoding agamous-like MADS-box protein AGL80, whose protein sequence is MTRRKVQLAWIKSDSAKKASLKKRRQSLLKKVKELAVLCGVKAFVIIYSPDEFKPLLWPSSTEVNRLFTELIKVLDVERGNKMIDQEKYLKDRLMKIKENLKKIYKRNKRMEMSELLDEVHGQVKNIKEFQVNEVNGLLWFLNEKYQKVTKRIEYHHQVADLSLQSLNGNIVQENINANFVATANTFNENMAPSSMIHDS, encoded by the coding sequence ATGACTAGGAGGAAAGTACAGTTGGCGTGGATAAAATCTGACAGTGCGAAAAAAGCTAGCTTGAAAAAGAGGAGGCAGAGTTTACTTAAGAAAGTGAAAGAACTTGCGGTGTTATGTGGAGTTAAGGCGTTCGTGATCATCTATAGTCCAGATGAATTCAAGCCTTTGTTATGGCCTTCATCAACCGAAGTTAACCGTCTCTTTACAGAACTCATTAAGGTTCTGGATGTAGAGCGCGGAAATAAGATGATTGATCAAGAAAAATATCTAAAGGACAGGCTGATGAAAATCAAAGAAAATCTAAAGAAGATTTATAAACGGAACAAGAGGATGGAGATGTCCGAGTTACTGGATGAAGTCCATGGTCAAGTGAAAAACATTAAGGAGTTTCAAGTCAATGAGGTCAACGGACTGTTATGGTTCCTAAATGAGAAATACCAGAAGGTGACAAAGAGGATTGAATATCATCACCAGGTCGCCGATCTTTCTCTCCAAAGTTTAAATGGCAATATTGTCCAGGAAAATATTAATGCTAATTTTGTTGCTACCGCCAACACTTTTAATGAAAATATGGCGCCTAGTTCTATGATCCATGATTCATGA